The nucleotide sequence TCTGCCATCGGTCGGCTTTGCGCCGCTGAATCGGAGACGAAATTGGTCACCGGCGTGAAAAATGCCGTGAACGCAACGTTATCTTTTTGCGACACGGTGTAGTCAACACGCGTGAAATACTGGTTGCCTCGAAAACGTGTCGGGTCGACAAGCAACACATATTGCAAGTCGGGAATGCCATCAAGACCTCCACCGAGCGGCGCGCTGAACGGCACATATTGTCCCGGCGAGCCGGACGGCGAACCAATATCAAACCCACCGGCAACGAGTTGGCAGGAAGGCACAGCGAAACTGGCATCGGCGCAGGTGCGCGACAAGGTGCTGACAATCCGCGGTTCGATGCCCGGTTGCGTTAAAATTTTTGCCGCAATCGAATTGGGTCGCACGCTGCGAATCAGTTGACGAAGTTGCGGCGTTTCTACGAAGGCTTGGTGAGTGTTGTTGGTGTTGCTGCGAAAGCCTTCATACGAGAAGAAGAAAAACAAACGGTTTTGAATAACCGGACCGCCCAGACTGCCGCCATAGGATTTGTTCAACTGCTCGACACGTTGCGGCGCAGAAAGGCGCGTGGTTCCGGGAATGCCGAAGAATTGATTGAAGGCGTTCAAGCCCGGACTGGTATATCTGTAAAAACCGCTGCCGTGAAAATTGTTGGTGCCATTTTGCGTAACCACTTTGATTTGTGCGCCGCTGTTGCGTCCATCTTCGGCTGAATAGGTGGTGGAGGTTACTTGCAACTCTTTAATGCTTTCCTGCGACGGGGTAATTACCGCAGCCCCACCCCAGGTTTGACTGTTTACACTGATGCCGTCAATCTGAAAATTATTAGAAGAAACGCGCTGTCCGTTGGCGCTGATGGGAACCTGATTTTCAGTTGAAAAGATCGACACGCTTGAGCCGCCCGGGCCGCTGGTGTTTGGCAAATTGGCAGCGCCGCCGTTGGCTGAACGCGCGCCTTCGCCAAAGACGCCGGGCGTCAGTCTGAGCAAAGAGAAGGGGTCGCGTCCGGCTTGCGGTAAACGCAAAACTTCCAGATTGGAGAGTGTTTTGTTGATACTGGCATTTTCGGTTTGCAGCGGGGCTTCGCTGGTGGCGGTCACGGTTACCGATTCGGCAACCTGCCCTGCTTCAAGGGTAATATTGATGCCCTGCGTTTCTTCCGCATGAATAACGTAGTTTTCCAGAACTTTCTTTTTAAAGCCGTCGAGTTCGGCAGTCACCGTGTAGACGCCTGGCGCAAGTCCGGTTACACGATAGAAGCCTTCGTCGCTGCTTTGTACTTGTTGCGTTTTTCCAGTTTCTTTATTGGTAACAGTAATCGTTGCGCCCGAAACGACTGCGCCCGACGCATCGGTTATTGTACCTTGAATGCTGGCTTTGAATTGTGCTTTAGCGGTTAATGAAAACCCGAAAAGCAAGGCAAATCCAAAGGTCAAGCAAAATAGTTTTTTCCATGATTGATACATCACTTGCCCCTCCGACGATTAATTTGATTTGCAACGGCGGTTTGCGTGAGTACGCCTTCGTTGCAAAGCGAAATGGTTTAAGCTTACTAAAACGATTTAGTTAATACGTTCCGCAGACTAGCACTGTCCCAAAATGGAGTCAAGCGGATTTTGGTCAAGTGAAAAATAAAATATCCATGCTTGCCGGGGGAACGCTTGATTTGAAAAGGTCGATATGCGAAACTCCGCACTATGCCGCGCAAAAAAAGCGACATTGCTGCCAGCAAAAAGCGGGGAATTGAACATCATCGCTCAATCAGCCTGAAACAACTGGCTGCTCATGTGGGCTTGTCACCGACAACCGTCTCCTTCGTTTTAAACGATTCGCCGCTTGCGAGCACCATTCCCCAGGAAACCAAAGACCGCATCTTCGATGCCGCCAGAGAATTGAATTATCGTCCCAACTTTTTAGCGCGGTCGCTGAGAACGCAGCGCAGTTATACGATAGGTGTCCTGGTTCCCGAAGTCAGCGGCGGTTACACGGCAGGCGTCATGAATGGCATCGAAGAATACCTTCTTGAAAAAGGCTATTTTTATATTGTTGCAAGCCACCGCCATAAACCCGAACTGCTGGATTATTATCCCAAACTTTTTCTTGACCGTTGTGTCGAAGGCATCATCGGGGTCGATACGCCGATTCACAAACCGCAACTGTTGCCGATGGTTTCGGTATCAGGACACGAAGACATCAAAGGCGTCACCAACATTGTTTTAGACCACCAGAAAGCCGCCGAACTGGCGATTGAATACATCGTCCGTATGGGACATCAACAGCTTGCGGTGATCAAAGGGCAGGCGTTCAGTTCCGATACCCAAGTGCGTTGGGACACCCTCAGCAATGCCGCCAAACAACATAATATTCGTATCAATCCTCAATTGGTTTCATCGCTTGAAGGCGATTCGCCGTCGCCGGAAATCGGTTATCAGGCGGCAAAAAAATTGCTCGCCGCAGGCAACCCGTTTAGCGCGGTTTTCGCCTTCAATGACATTTCGGCAATCGGCGCAATCAGCGCCTTTCGTGAAGCCGGTTTTCGGGTTCCCGAAGACATTTCGGTTATCGGCTTTGATGACATAGACAGCGCTTCGTTTCATAACCCGCCGCTTACCACCATTCGTCAACCGCTCAGACGGATGGGTTGGTATGCCGCCGAAACTCTGCTCGACCGCATCACCAAAGGCGCAGATTTCCACTACCCGGAAATATTAACCGTCGAACCGAAATTGATTATTCGCCAGTCAACCGCCGCCGCTCCGGCGAATGGAGCGATGAAAAAAATCAGAGCCCGAGGTCGTTAATTCAACTCTGCTCATCCGCATTCCGCAAGCGATTCATCATGCTGCAAACCGCGCAAAACCCCAAAAGCGAAAAAAACCAACTAAACCTGATTGTTCACGTCGGGTTTGCTTTGACAGGTGTGGTGACGACGATGATGGGCGCTGTTCTGCCGATGTTTACACAGCGTTGGTCGATTGATGATGCGCAAGCCGGCTACCTGTTTGCCGCGCAAAATGTCGGCGGCTTGCTGACCACACTTTTTGTCGGAGAAATCATTAAGCGTTTTGGCATCAAAGCGGCTCTGGTAGCCGGTTTCGGGTTACTGGCAACCGGAGTTGCGGGATTGAATGTCAGTCAGTTCGGTTTCGGCATCGCAGCCGTTTTCTTATACGGGCTGGGTTTGGGGATTGCCCTTCCTGCATCGAATATTTTAATTGCCGAACTCAACCGCGAACGCCGGGCGGCGGCGTTGAATATTTTGAATTTCATCTGGTGCATCGGGGCGGTTATCGGTACGCCTGCACTGAGCCTGTTGATCGCGCGACTCAACCTCTGGTTGCCTCTCGGCGGACTGACCTTTGTGCTGTTTGGCATCGGAGTGATACTTTCGCAATTAACAGGTTGCTTTGAAACCGAAACGCAAAAAAATATTCAACCAACTTCATCAAAGACAACCGATGATTCAAAAATTCGCTTTGCGCTCTACATTTGCGCCTTCGCCTTTCTGGTGGTTGGCATAGAAAATTCTTTGAGCGGATGGATTGCCTCTTTGGTTACCCGACTTGATGCCTCGCAACGTTCATTTGCATCAATGTATCAGGCGGTTTTCTGGGTCGCCATGCTTTTCGGCAGAGCCTCTGCGCCAAAAACCCTTTCGCGCATCTCGGAAATGCAATTGCTGCTGCTGGGCGTTAGCATCGCAACACTGGGCATGGCGACGATTCTAGCGTCAGTTAACTTCGCCATGATTTTATTGGGTATATTTATTTCAGGGTTGGGACTCTCAACGATTTTTCCAACCACCATTGCAATTTTTTCGCAGGTTCTCGGCGCACAGGCAGGGCAAAAATCGAACTGGCTGTTTGCCAGCGCCAGTTTCGGAAGTTCTCTGTTGCCCTTTCTGGTCGGCGTCGTTTCTTCACGGGTTACCAATCTGCGCGTCGGTTTAAGTGTTGCGCTGATTGCGGGCGTTTTCGCAACCATCTTACAGGTTCAACTGCGACGACTGGCGCAAAGGAATTCAGAACCTCACTAATGCCGCCAACGTACAGCCAGTTATGACCAATCAAATCGAAACCAAAGAATCGTTCAAACTGGTGATGCTGGCTTCGGTCTTCACTTTGATTTTATGGTTCATTCCTTTTGCCGAAGTTATCACCTATCCCGTCAGATTATTCGTCACCTTCATTCACGAAGCCGGACATGCGCTCGCCACGGTTCTCTCGCTTGGCAGTGTTCATCAGATAGAGCTTTATACGGATGGCAGCGGCGTAACCGAAACGATGGGCGGCATGCGTTTGTTGATTTCCAGCGCCGGTTATTTGAGCACGATATTTTTTGGCGCAGGAATATTGCTTTTGCTTCGCAAACAAAAGTACGCCAAACCCCTGGCGTTGATAACGGCGGCATTATTGGTCATGGTCACGGTTCTCTGGGGCGGCAATATTTTAGCCTGGGCAGTCGGCATGATTTTAGGCGGCGCTCTGCTTGGTTTGGCATTTAAAGGCAAACCCGGCGTCGCCCATTTCGTGATGAGTTTTCTCGGCGTGCAATCGATTCTGAATGCGCTTTATGATTTGCGTACCTTACTCTATTTGTCAGCCTTTACCAAAGAATCAACCGATGCGGCAAATATGTCTATAGCGACCGGAGGGTTCATTCCACCGATATTCTGGGCGCTCGGTTGGTCATTGATTTCCGTTGTGATGCTGGCGTTGACGGTGATGGTCTATTATCGCAGCATCAACCATCGCGCGGCGCTTGACCCGGTAAAAATACCGCAACTCTTACCGGACGATTTCAACAAAGTGTTCGATAAAAAATTGTAGCGCGTGTTTATCGCTTCACTACCGTTTCAACAAGTGTTCGCTTATTCTTCGATGGCTTCTTCATCCAGCAATTCTCTCACTTTTTTACTGAGTGACGCGGGCGTAAACGGTTTTTCCAGAAAAGCGATATTCGGTTCAAGGATGCCATGACTGACAATCGTCCGGTCGGTGTAACCTGACATATAGAGAATTTTTTTGTCATATCCCATTGCCCGCAACTGCTCAACCAAATCACTGCCGCTAAGACCGGGCAAGACCACATCGGTTATGACCATCTCAATTGCATCCTGATGTATCTGGCAAAGGTTAATCGCCTCAATGCCATTGCTGGCTTCGATCACCGTGTAGCCATTCATTTCGAGGATTTGACGCGCCAATGTCCGAACCGCTTCTTCATCTTCAATCAGCAAGAGGGTTTCCGACCCGCCGTGCGGGGTACTTGCCGCTTGCTGCGCATCATTTATTTCAAGCTTTTGATTGATGCTTGGCAAATAAACTTTAAAGGTCGTGCCCTGATTCAGCTCACTGTAAATCCAGATGTTGCCGCCGCTTTGTTTGACAATGCCATAAACCGTGGATAAGCCGAGTCCCGTGCCTTTGCCAAATTCTTTGGTGGTATAAAACGGTTCAAAAATACGGGATTGTGTTTCTTTATCCATGCCGATGCCGGTGTCGCTCACCGCCAGCAGAACATAGGGACCGGGTTTGATGGTCACATGGTCGCTGGCATAGGTTTCATCCAAATGGATATTGGCGGTTTCAATGGTTAATTTGCCACCTTGCGGCATCGCATCGCGGGCATTGACTGCCAGATTCATAATGATTTGTTCCATTTGTCTGGGGTCAGCTTTAACGGAATCGAGTTGCGGGTCGGGGATAACTGAAAAATCAATATCTTCACCAATCAACCGCCGCAACATCTTTTCAATATCATCAATGACCGCATTCAGGTTGATGACTTTGGGTTGCAGCACTTGTTTGCGACTGAACGCGAGGAGTTGCCCGGTCAATTCGGCAGCCCGTTTCCCGGCTTTTTCAACTTCGGCAATTTTTAAATAAATCGGGTCATTATCCTGGAGTTGATCCATCACCAGTTGGCTGTAACCGATGATCGCGGTGAGCAGATTGTTGAAATCATGAGCGATGCCACCAGCCAGTCTCCCAATCGCCTCCATTTTTTGCGCTTGAATCAATTGTTCCTGAGTATCGCGCAGCAAACCTTCGGTGCGCTGTCTTTCACTTAAATCGCGAAAGACGATGACCACCCCTGTCGGATTGCGGGATTCGTCGCGCAGACAGGCGGCGGAATAATCAATCGGAATTTTTTCGGCTTTGCGGTTGAGTAGAAAAACATTCCCCGATATGTCGGTGACAATGCCACTCGTCAAGGTGGTGCTAATCGGGTCAATCAGTTGTTCATAATCATTTGCCGAGAGCATTTGAAAAACTTCTTTGGCTTGTCTGCCGATGGCTTCTCTAGCGCCCCAACCGGTTACCCACTCGGCTACCGGATTGAGGAAGGTGACCAGGGTTTCTCTGTCAGTGGCAATCACGCCATCGGCAATTCCGCGCATGGAAGCGGCAAACCAGTTTTCAATATTGCGCTGTTTAATTTCGGCTTCGTGTTTATAAAGCGCCATTTCGATATTGGCGCGCAGTTCGCGTTCGGAAAAGGGTTTGACGATGTAGCCAAAAGGTTCGGTGATTCTGGCGCGTTGCAAAGTCGTGTCATCGGTATAGGCGGTTAAATAGATAACCGGAATTGACCAGCGGCGGCGAATTTTCGCGGCGGTTTCAATGCCATCCAAATCGCCTTTTATGACAATATCCATCAGCACCAGATCGGGTTCGGTTTCTTCGATAAGCGCAATGGCTTCGCGTCCCGATGAGGCAATTCCGGTGACCTCATAACCGAGCAACGTGAGGCGGGCTTCCAATTCTCTGGCGATAATAATTTCATCATCAACAATCAAGATTTTTTTAGGTATCATCGAAACTATCCCCTTTCTTTATACTGCAACTCACCGAAGGTAATTTGAAATCGAGTCTTGGGTTGATTGAATACCTCAATCTTGCCTTCGAGTTGTTTGGTTAAATCCATCACCAGTTTGAGTCCCAGAGAGCGGGTCTTTTTCCAGTCGAGATTGGCAGGCAATCCCACCCCATTGTCACTAATGGATAGGCTGAATTGCTTATCGCCGAGCGGATGCAAATCAACCCAGATTTCTCCCGGTTGATTATTGGGAAAGGCGTGTTTGAGGGCATTCGAGATTAACTCGTTAATAATGAGTCCAAGCGGAATGGCGGTGTCGATTCCCAGATGAATGGTTTCCAGGTCGGTATGAACCGCGAGTCCTTCGTGCAGTCCACTATAGGTGCGAAAAATATCCACCAGCAGGTCGCGAACATAACCTGCAAAATCAAGCTTCTCGATATTATCCGAACGGTAGAGTTTTTCATGAATCAAGGCAATGGATTTGACGCGCGTTTGACTCTCGCGCAAAATTTCGAGGGTCGCCGTATCATTGACATAAGCCGATTGCAGGTAGAGCAGAGATGAAATGACCTGTAAATTATTTTTAATCCGATGATGCAGCTCTTTTTGATGAACCTCTTTCAGATGCATCTCTCGCCGCATAGCTTCCTGAACTTTCAGTTCAGCCGTTTTTCGTTCGGTGATGTCGCGAACCACTGCCAGCACGACCCGGTCGAATTCCATCTGCACAGGACTGAGCATGACATCAACAGGAAATTCTGTGCCGTCTTTACGTTTGCCATAAAGTTCCAATCCCGCGCCCATCGTTCGCGTGAGCGGCGCGTTGAGAAAGCCTGAGCGATGACCGATATGTTTTGCAGTAAAGCGGTCGGGAATGAGAATTTCAATCGGCTGGTTTATCAACTCGTTTCTGGTGAAGCCAAACATCTCTTCGGTTTGGGCATTCGCGCGGGTGATGCAGCCATTCTTACCGATAACGATGATGGCATCAGGGGCGAATTCAAACAGGCGGGAAAAAATTTCCTGGGCTTCGCGCGCCTGGGCTTCGACAAATTTGTGTTCGGTAATATCACGAACCGCCGCAAGAATCATTCTGCCGTTTTCGCTTTCAATCGGACTGAGCGAGATGTCAACCGGAAATTCCGAACCGTCTTTACGCTGCGCATAAAGGTCGAGGGCTTCGCCCATTGGACGAACATGCGGAGCGCCGAGATATTGATTGCGCTGATTGATATGGCGATTGCTGAACCGTTCGGGGATGAGGCATTCGACGGGCTGTCCGATGAGTTCATGGCGACTGAATCCGAACATCTGTTCAGCCCGAGCATTGACCTGATTGATCAATCCGTTTTTATCAACAACGACAATCCCATCGGGGGCAAATTCAAAAAGTTGTTGAAAAATTTTTTCGTGGTCTGGGCTGGCTCCTTTATTAATGGACGATGGAGCAGAAATGTCAACTAGGTCTTCATTCAAACGCATGGTGATTTAGCTCCGGGAAAATTTTTTATTATTTATTTTCTCAAGGAGACGCTTTCCCAAAACCCTGCGCCGCATGTGGTACGTTTAAATGTTCACTTCGATTAAAATTCGAGGTGAGGTGCTAGATTTCCTGGCACATAGACTAACTCTTTTTAATCGCTTCTACCAGAAGTTTTTTTCTTTTATTCAGCCTTGCCGGTAATTATTCAAGAATAAAACGAGCGCGTCGGCGGGTGAACAAGCGTCACCCGCGCAACCTTCGTAATTTCTTTTTAATTTTTCTTTGAGGTTTAAAATTTGCCGAACAGGTGACCCATCGAGCGAAAGATGTCTGTATAAAAATTACCGCCGATTTCTCTGACAATTTCAAAGGGCAAACCGGGTGCGCCAAAAAACGGGCGCAATGTCCACGCCAATTGCGTGCCAACAAAAGCAAACAGCAGTAACCAGAATCGCAGAAACATGCGCCGCGCCTTGATCATTTGGACATTGTCTTCGGAAAGTTGAACGTACATGCGATTGAAAAACAGCACGCCCAGCAGACCTGAAACCGAGAAAAAGGAAACATTGAGAATTTTGAAAAATTGATAATTGTGCGTTGTCACAATGAAAAAGAGGGTAATCGGCGCAAACCCAACCAGTGCCAGCCCGATAATCGCGCTGCCGGTAGACAGCAACACAAAGGTCTGTAAAACGGAGCGCTTGGAGCCGAAAAATGAACTGAAAATAAATAATGTCGGCATGCAGATGGCGCTCGTCAGCAAAAATAAAATCGGCAGTTTTAAACAGGATGAAAGGGCTTGCAGCAAACTATGCTGACTGCCGATGATTGCGCCATAAATTCCAAATGAGACAGCCGCAATCAGATTGAGGTCAATCAATTTTCTTTTTAAGTCGCTGCCTTCGGCAATCTCTTTTACGAACGCATCACGATCTTGAAGTATGGAAATCAACGCTTTCATCTGAAAATCTCCTGAAATGTAATTGGCATCGGAATGAACGAGAATTTCGGGCACGGGCTTCATTCGCCTGATAATGGCAATCGTGTTGATAGATAATGTTACGCTGTTGATTCTTCGTAAAACTCTTTGATGGCGCGTCAGATTTTATATTGATTTGTCGCGCTTCAGTCAAGCTTAGGAATTTTTATCCGGGAAAGCGTCGGGCAACTGCCGCTGCAAATTTGCTTTCATCCGCTAATCAGTGATAAAAAAGGTTGAGGTCAAATTTAACCTCAATTTCTCATCACCAAAGTTATGACGGATAAAATCATTCACAGCATCCGATTTGATGAAAGCGGCTTGATTCCGGCAATCGTCCAGGACATCGCCACCAACGAAATCCTGTTGCTGGGATTTATGGACAATGCCAGCTTGCTGAAAACCATGCAAAGCGGACAAGCCCATTTTGTGCCGCGAGGCGATGTCACGCCTGCTTTGCCCGCCACGCATCGCTTGATGGATGTGCGCGTCAATCTCGATGGCGGGTCGCTGACGATTTTCATTGAACAGGAATCCCCGACTCAGGAAAAACGCAAACCGCGAAGCTTGCTCAAAGATTTCAACGACGCGCAAAAGCCCAAACCTTCGGATGTCGCTGTGGTTAATGTCGATTCGATGGAATTCGGGTTGGCGTTGCATGACCTTTACAACTTGATTGCCGACCGCAAAGTGAAACGTCCCGAAGGCTCATATACCACTTATCTGTTCAACAGCGGCATTGACAAAATTTTGAAAAAGATTGCCGAAGAATCCGGCGAAGTTATCATCGCTGCCAAAAATCGCTCGCATCGCGAAATCGTTTCGGAACTCTCTGACCTGTTTTATCACCTGCTGGTGTTGATGGTCGAACGCGACATCAAATTAACCGATGTGCATACGGAATTGAAAAATCGCGCCTCGCAAGCGCCGGGCAAAAGCAAATAACGAAAGCAACCGATTGATGAACAATTTAATCCCCTCGACTTATGAAGAGTTTTTACAACTGGCTGCGCAAGGCACAGTGATTCCCGTATCGAAGCGCGTGATGGCGGATTTGCTGACGCCGGTTGCCGCCTATTTGAAAATCGAACGTTACAATCCGTTCTCTTTTTTATTGGAATCGGTCGAAGGCGGCGAAAAGGTTGCGCGTTATTCTTTTCTCGGCTTTGACCCGCATACCATCGTTCGCGCCCGCCAGGGTCGCGTCACCATTGAATCAGACAATAAAACTCAGGAAACCGACCAACCGATGCTCACTGTGCTCAGGCGTCTGTCGGGACAACATATTCCGGTCAAACTCCCAGATATGCCGCCATTTGTTTGCGGCGCGGTTGGTTACATCGGCTATGACGCGGTGCGCTGGTTTGAAAAAATTCCTGACAAAAATCCCGATGATTTAAACATTGATGAAGCGGTGATGATGTTTTTCTCGCGCATTCTCGCTTTTGACCATGTGCGACAGCAAATTCACATCATCGTCAATGTCTTTACCGATGGCGAAACCACAGATTTAAAAACTCTCTATGAAAACGCCGTGCGGGAAATCGAAGCGATGGAAGCGCGACTTGAAGACCCGATTGAACCGTTGCCGCGTGGCGAAAAACCTGAGCGATTGAAACTGCGTTCCAACATGACCAAAGAGCAGTATGAGGATGCCGTCGAGCGCGCCAAGCAATACATTGCCGCTGGAGATATTTTTCAAGTGGTCTTGTCGCAGCGATTCGATGTCCAACTCTCAGTTCATCCGTTTGAAATCTATCGCGCGCTGCGGGTGGTGAATCCGTCGCCTTATATGTTTTTTCTGAAAATGCATGACCAATTCGTGCTCGGCGCATCACCGGAGATGTTGGTTCGCGCCACAGGTCGCCGCCTTGAATATCGTCCGATTGCCGGCACCCGAAAACGCGGCGCAACCGAGACCGAAGATTTACTGCTTGGCGAAGAGATGCGCGCCGATGAAAAAGAGGTCGCAGAGCATGTCATGCTGGTGGATTTGGGGCGCAATGATTTGGGGCGGGTCGCCGATTACGGTTCAGTCGAAGTCACCGATTTGATGATCATCGAACGCTATTCACATGTCATGCATCTGGTTTCGGCAATCAAAGCGAGATTGCGTTCGGGCAAAGACCGCTTTGATGCGCTCGCGGCTTGTTTTCCGGCGGGAACTCTGAGCGGTGCGCCGAAGGTGCGGGCGATGGAAATCATTGATGAATTGGAACCGACGCGCCGAGGCATTTACGGCGGCGCAGTGATGTATCTTGATTATTCGGGAAATCTCGATTCGTGCATTGCGATTCGCACGATTCTCGTCAAAAACGGCAAGGCTTATATTCAAGTCGGCGCGGGCATTGTCGCCGATTCCATTCCTGAAAGCGAATACGTCGAAACCCTCAATAAAGCCCGCGCCATGTTGCAGGCAATTGAAATGGTTGAGAAGCAGTAGGCAGTAGACAGTAGGCAGTAGGCAGATTCAGTTTCAGCCTACTCAGGTCTTTTATAAATATGGTTATAGAAATTATTGCAAAGCAACTGCTAAAACTTTAAAACTCAAAACTGCCTACTGCCTACCGCTTACTAATCCGCCTTCTCGCCGCCCTCTTTTTTCGCTTGTGCGGGTGGTTTGAAACCTTCGCCTCCTGTCCAACTGGCAACCGTTTTGCCTTCAAAGGTCGCTTCAACGGAGACCTTTTTCGAGCCGTTGCGAGCCGCTTGCAAAGTGTTGTACCAGTTCCACAGGGCGCGTTGTTGCAAGCCGATGGGCGCATCGGCAAACGTCGGTTTGACATTGACCGTGAGTTTGTCGCCGCTCAGGTCAAAATTTTCAACCCGCGCATCG is from Acidobacteriota bacterium and encodes:
- a CDS encoding LacI family DNA-binding transcriptional regulator gives rise to the protein MPRKKSDIAASKKRGIEHHRSISLKQLAAHVGLSPTTVSFVLNDSPLASTIPQETKDRIFDAARELNYRPNFLARSLRTQRSYTIGVLVPEVSGGYTAGVMNGIEEYLLEKGYFYIVASHRHKPELLDYYPKLFLDRCVEGIIGVDTPIHKPQLLPMVSVSGHEDIKGVTNIVLDHQKAAELAIEYIVRMGHQQLAVIKGQAFSSDTQVRWDTLSNAAKQHNIRINPQLVSSLEGDSPSPEIGYQAAKKLLAAGNPFSAVFAFNDISAIGAISAFREAGFRVPEDISVIGFDDIDSASFHNPPLTTIRQPLRRMGWYAAETLLDRITKGADFHYPEILTVEPKLIIRQSTAAAPANGAMKKIRARGR
- a CDS encoding MFS transporter, whose amino-acid sequence is MLQTAQNPKSEKNQLNLIVHVGFALTGVVTTMMGAVLPMFTQRWSIDDAQAGYLFAAQNVGGLLTTLFVGEIIKRFGIKAALVAGFGLLATGVAGLNVSQFGFGIAAVFLYGLGLGIALPASNILIAELNRERRAAALNILNFIWCIGAVIGTPALSLLIARLNLWLPLGGLTFVLFGIGVILSQLTGCFETETQKNIQPTSSKTTDDSKIRFALYICAFAFLVVGIENSLSGWIASLVTRLDASQRSFASMYQAVFWVAMLFGRASAPKTLSRISEMQLLLLGVSIATLGMATILASVNFAMILLGIFISGLGLSTIFPTTIAIFSQVLGAQAGQKSNWLFASASFGSSLLPFLVGVVSSRVTNLRVGLSVALIAGVFATILQVQLRRLAQRNSEPH
- a CDS encoding M50 family metallopeptidase; this encodes MTNQIETKESFKLVMLASVFTLILWFIPFAEVITYPVRLFVTFIHEAGHALATVLSLGSVHQIELYTDGSGVTETMGGMRLLISSAGYLSTIFFGAGILLLLRKQKYAKPLALITAALLVMVTVLWGGNILAWAVGMILGGALLGLAFKGKPGVAHFVMSFLGVQSILNALYDLRTLLYLSAFTKESTDAANMSIATGGFIPPIFWALGWSLISVVMLALTVMVYYRSINHRAALDPVKIPQLLPDDFNKVFDKKL
- a CDS encoding response regulator; this encodes MIPKKILIVDDEIIIARELEARLTLLGYEVTGIASSGREAIALIEETEPDLVLMDIVIKGDLDGIETAAKIRRRWSIPVIYLTAYTDDTTLQRARITEPFGYIVKPFSERELRANIEMALYKHEAEIKQRNIENWFAASMRGIADGVIATDRETLVTFLNPVAEWVTGWGAREAIGRQAKEVFQMLSANDYEQLIDPISTTLTSGIVTDISGNVFLLNRKAEKIPIDYSAACLRDESRNPTGVVIVFRDLSERQRTEGLLRDTQEQLIQAQKMEAIGRLAGGIAHDFNNLLTAIIGYSQLVMDQLQDNDPIYLKIAEVEKAGKRAAELTGQLLAFSRKQVLQPKVINLNAVIDDIEKMLRRLIGEDIDFSVIPDPQLDSVKADPRQMEQIIMNLAVNARDAMPQGGKLTIETANIHLDETYASDHVTIKPGPYVLLAVSDTGIGMDKETQSRIFEPFYTTKEFGKGTGLGLSTVYGIVKQSGGNIWIYSELNQGTTFKVYLPSINQKLEINDAQQAASTPHGGSETLLLIEDEEAVRTLARQILEMNGYTVIEASNGIEAINLCQIHQDAIEMVITDVVLPGLSGSDLVEQLRAMGYDKKILYMSGYTDRTIVSHGILEPNIAFLEKPFTPASLSKKVRELLDEEAIEE
- a CDS encoding PAS domain S-box protein, with translation MRLNEDLVDISAPSSINKGASPDHEKIFQQLFEFAPDGIVVVDKNGLINQVNARAEQMFGFSRHELIGQPVECLIPERFSNRHINQRNQYLGAPHVRPMGEALDLYAQRKDGSEFPVDISLSPIESENGRMILAAVRDITEHKFVEAQAREAQEIFSRLFEFAPDAIIVIGKNGCITRANAQTEEMFGFTRNELINQPIEILIPDRFTAKHIGHRSGFLNAPLTRTMGAGLELYGKRKDGTEFPVDVMLSPVQMEFDRVVLAVVRDITERKTAELKVQEAMRREMHLKEVHQKELHHRIKNNLQVISSLLYLQSAYVNDTATLEILRESQTRVKSIALIHEKLYRSDNIEKLDFAGYVRDLLVDIFRTYSGLHEGLAVHTDLETIHLGIDTAIPLGLIINELISNALKHAFPNNQPGEIWVDLHPLGDKQFSLSISDNGVGLPANLDWKKTRSLGLKLVMDLTKQLEGKIEVFNQPKTRFQITFGELQYKERG
- a CDS encoding actin-binding WH2 domain-containing protein; amino-acid sequence: MKALISILQDRDAFVKEIAEGSDLKRKLIDLNLIAAVSFGIYGAIIGSQHSLLQALSSCLKLPILFLLTSAICMPTLFIFSSFFGSKRSVLQTFVLLSTGSAIIGLALVGFAPITLFFIVTTHNYQFFKILNVSFFSVSGLLGVLFFNRMYVQLSEDNVQMIKARRMFLRFWLLLFAFVGTQLAWTLRPFFGAPGLPFEIVREIGGNFYTDIFRSMGHLFGKF
- the hisE gene encoding phosphoribosyl-ATP diphosphatase — its product is MTDKIIHSIRFDESGLIPAIVQDIATNEILLLGFMDNASLLKTMQSGQAHFVPRGDVTPALPATHRLMDVRVNLDGGSLTIFIEQESPTQEKRKPRSLLKDFNDAQKPKPSDVAVVNVDSMEFGLALHDLYNLIADRKVKRPEGSYTTYLFNSGIDKILKKIAEESGEVIIAAKNRSHREIVSELSDLFYHLLVLMVERDIKLTDVHTELKNRASQAPGKSK
- the trpE gene encoding anthranilate synthase component I, whose product is MNNLIPSTYEEFLQLAAQGTVIPVSKRVMADLLTPVAAYLKIERYNPFSFLLESVEGGEKVARYSFLGFDPHTIVRARQGRVTIESDNKTQETDQPMLTVLRRLSGQHIPVKLPDMPPFVCGAVGYIGYDAVRWFEKIPDKNPDDLNIDEAVMMFFSRILAFDHVRQQIHIIVNVFTDGETTDLKTLYENAVREIEAMEARLEDPIEPLPRGEKPERLKLRSNMTKEQYEDAVERAKQYIAAGDIFQVVLSQRFDVQLSVHPFEIYRALRVVNPSPYMFFLKMHDQFVLGASPEMLVRATGRRLEYRPIAGTRKRGATETEDLLLGEEMRADEKEVAEHVMLVDLGRNDLGRVADYGSVEVTDLMIIERYSHVMHLVSAIKARLRSGKDRFDALAACFPAGTLSGAPKVRAMEIIDELEPTRRGIYGGAVMYLDYSGNLDSCIAIRTILVKNGKAYIQVGAGIVADSIPESEYVETLNKARAMLQAIEMVEKQ